One genomic window of Rhodospirillaceae bacterium includes the following:
- the moaC gene encoding cyclic pyranopterin monophosphate synthase MoaC — MADPAQDFTHLDAQGAARMVDVGGKAVTQRRAVARGSVRMAPATLEKIEASAIAKGDVLATARLAGIMAAKRTAELIPLCHPLPVTSVSVDLSTDRAAGTLEIAATVACTGRTGVEMEALTAVSVAALTVYDMCKAIDRGMTIGDIRLEEKSGGRSGDWSRGSP, encoded by the coding sequence ATGGCCGATCCAGCGCAGGACTTCACGCATCTCGACGCGCAGGGCGCGGCGCGCATGGTCGATGTCGGCGGCAAGGCGGTGACGCAACGCCGGGCCGTCGCGCGCGGCAGCGTGCGCATGGCGCCGGCTACGCTGGAGAAGATCGAGGCCAGCGCCATCGCCAAGGGCGACGTGCTGGCGACCGCCCGGCTCGCTGGCATCATGGCGGCCAAGCGGACCGCCGAGCTGATCCCGCTGTGCCATCCGCTACCCGTGACCAGCGTGTCCGTCGACCTCTCGACCGACCGGGCGGCCGGCACGCTGGAGATCGCCGCCACGGTGGCCTGCACGGGGCGGACCGGCGTCGAGATGGAAGCGCTGACCGCCGTCTCCGTCGCCGCGCTCACCGTCTACGACATGTGCAAGGCGATCGACCGCGGCATGACCATCGGCGACATCCGGCTGGAGGAGAAGTCCGGCGGCCGCTCCGGCGACTGGTCGCGCGGATCCCCATGA